From Methanosarcina lacustris Z-7289, one genomic window encodes:
- a CDS encoding KEOPS complex subunit Pcc1 produces MKLSAEFTFETETAEKIYQAVLPELNDNFSERSRIGLSLEGADSLVLTVKADDAVSLRSALNTWFRLIQIAQEVLEVTSEA; encoded by the coding sequence TTGAAACTTTCTGCAGAGTTTACATTTGAAACCGAAACTGCCGAAAAGATCTATCAGGCTGTCCTTCCAGAACTTAATGATAACTTCTCTGAAAGGTCAAGAATAGGGCTGTCCCTTGAAGGTGCAGATAGCCTTGTACTTACGGTTAAAGCCGATGATGCAGTTTCCTTGCGTTCTGCCCTGAACACCTGGTTCAGGCTTATCCAGATCGCACAGGAAGTTCTTGAAGTCACATCTGAAGCATAA